One region of gamma proteobacterium HIMB55 genomic DNA includes:
- a CDS encoding putative oxidoreductase, aryl-alcohol dehydrogenase like protein (PFAM: Aldo/keto reductase family) — translation MTLRTIDGKEVSKICLGTMTWGQQNTEAEAHEQISYALDRGINMLDAAEMYPVPPRAETQGRTEEYIGTWFKKTGLRDKYILATKAAGPNPEFHYLRGGPRFTREQLMEAVDGSLRRLQTDCIDLYQLHWPDRYTNFFGQRGYFHREQPETPIDETLRALQELVAAGKIKTIGLSNETPWGTMKFLELADREGLPRVESIQNPYGLLNRTYEIAMAEVSHREDVGLLAYSPLGMGLLTGKYRHGAKPEGSRMAVFERFTRYDGAETLEATEQYLQLADEHGLNPTHMALAFVNTRPFVLSNIIGATTMEQLKMNIDSLDVNLSKDVLKGIEAIQQRLPNPAP, via the coding sequence ATGACCTTAAGAACGATCGATGGAAAAGAAGTCTCGAAAATCTGCCTTGGAACCATGACATGGGGTCAGCAGAACACCGAGGCCGAGGCGCATGAGCAAATTTCCTATGCCTTGGACCGTGGGATCAACATGCTAGACGCGGCCGAAATGTATCCGGTTCCTCCGCGGGCAGAGACACAGGGACGTACCGAGGAATACATCGGCACATGGTTCAAAAAGACCGGATTGCGAGACAAATACATACTCGCCACCAAAGCAGCGGGTCCCAACCCTGAGTTTCACTACCTGAGAGGTGGTCCGCGCTTTACTCGGGAGCAGCTTATGGAGGCGGTCGATGGCTCACTGAGACGGCTTCAGACGGACTGCATCGATCTTTATCAGCTCCACTGGCCCGATCGCTACACAAACTTCTTCGGGCAGCGTGGTTATTTCCACCGTGAACAGCCAGAGACGCCGATAGATGAGACGCTACGCGCGCTACAGGAACTGGTTGCAGCGGGAAAAATCAAAACGATCGGTCTATCGAACGAGACGCCTTGGGGGACAATGAAGTTTTTAGAGCTTGCTGATCGTGAGGGCTTGCCCCGCGTCGAGAGTATTCAAAACCCCTACGGCCTGCTTAATCGAACTTATGAAATTGCCATGGCTGAAGTCTCGCACCGAGAGGATGTGGGCCTACTCGCCTATTCCCCGTTAGGTATGGGGCTGTTAACAGGTAAATACCGGCACGGTGCCAAACCCGAGGGTTCGCGAATGGCCGTCTTCGAGCGTTTTACACGCTATGACGGTGCAGAGACGCTCGAGGCGACTGAACAATACCTTCAGCTTGCCGATGAACACGGCTTGAACCCAACGCACATGGCACTCGCCTTCGTAAATACGCGTCCGTTCGTACTCTCAAACATTATTGGTGCGACCACCATGGAACAGTTGAAAATGAACATCGACAGCCTCGACGTAAATCTCTCCAAGGACGTATTGAAAGGCATTGAAGCGATTCAACAGCGGTTGCCAAACCCTGCGCCATGA
- a CDS encoding hydroxymethylglutaryl-CoA reductase (PFAM: Hydroxymethylglutaryl-coenzyme A reductase~TIGRFAM: 3-hydroxy-3-methylglutaryl Coenzyme A reductase, hydroxymethylglutaryl-CoA reductase (NADP)): MSDERARIPRSREDDYSPEIIAERQAFIEAQTGAKLNHTKQFSYDPHVMSGNIENIWGVSQIPIGIAGPLLVDGEYAKGEFFVPMATVEGTMLASYNRGMKVIRESGGVKTTVSAESMQRAPLFIFNDAREARDFQLWLRANFEAIKGQAESTTSVGKLLEIENYHTHNFVACRFDYSTGDAAGQNMTSRATFFACEWIRKNYPGALKNYMLSGNWDTEKKTSAVNMLKGRGRRVTAEVTIPRKVLMDNLRITPEQMQYGYQITTLSALTTSSSNNASHPANGLAALYAATGQDLANIGESNQCTVYQRMTREGDHYFSITLPSIIMASYGGGTNLPTQRECLEMMDCFGKDRALKLCEIAAGLVVAGELSLAAATRVDKATRTNEWVDAHERLGRNR, translated from the coding sequence ATGAGCGACGAACGCGCACGGATCCCGCGCTCGCGCGAGGACGATTACAGCCCGGAAATCATCGCTGAACGTCAAGCGTTCATCGAAGCTCAGACCGGTGCCAAGTTAAACCACACCAAGCAGTTCTCGTATGACCCGCATGTTATGTCCGGAAACATCGAGAATATTTGGGGTGTTTCTCAGATACCGATCGGTATTGCCGGTCCGCTGTTAGTAGACGGTGAGTATGCCAAGGGCGAGTTCTTCGTACCCATGGCGACCGTAGAGGGCACCATGCTCGCGAGCTACAACCGCGGAATGAAGGTGATTCGCGAGTCGGGTGGCGTTAAGACCACCGTGTCTGCTGAGTCTATGCAACGCGCTCCGCTGTTCATTTTCAATGACGCCCGCGAAGCTCGTGATTTTCAGCTCTGGCTCCGAGCCAACTTCGAGGCTATCAAAGGACAGGCTGAAAGCACGACGTCCGTGGGTAAGCTTCTCGAAATCGAGAACTACCATACCCACAACTTTGTCGCCTGCCGTTTCGACTACTCAACCGGTGATGCTGCCGGTCAGAATATGACCAGCCGCGCCACGTTCTTTGCCTGTGAGTGGATTCGTAAGAACTACCCAGGCGCACTTAAGAACTACATGCTGTCAGGCAACTGGGATACGGAAAAGAAGACCTCTGCAGTCAATATGCTCAAAGGCCGTGGCCGACGCGTCACCGCTGAGGTCACCATCCCTCGCAAGGTACTGATGGATAACCTGCGCATTACGCCCGAGCAGATGCAGTACGGCTATCAAATCACCACGTTGTCTGCACTTACGACCTCAAGCTCGAACAACGCAAGCCACCCCGCTAACGGCTTGGCGGCCTTGTATGCAGCGACCGGTCAAGACCTTGCCAACATTGGCGAGTCCAATCAGTGCACCGTTTATCAGCGTATGACACGTGAGGGTGATCACTATTTCTCGATCACCCTGCCCTCGATCATCATGGCGAGCTACGGCGGAGGTACGAACCTGCCAACACAGCGCGAGTGCTTAGAGATGATGGATTGCTTCGGCAAAGACCGGGCGCTCAAGCTCTGTGAAATTGCGGCAGGTCTTGTGGTTGCGGGTGAGTTGTCGCTCGCGGCGGCAACGCGTGTCGACAAGGCAACGCGTACTAACGAGTGGGTTGATGCGCACGAGAGGTTGGGGCGTAACCGGTAA
- a CDS encoding type II secretory pathway, component ExeA (putative ATPase) (PFAM: Putative peptidoglycan binding domain), which translates to MYHQHFGLNEAPFSIAVNPRYLFMSQRHRDALAHLLYGVSGGGGFILLTGEVGTGKTTVNRCLLEQLPDTTDLAIILNPALSAVELLATACDELKIDYPQGTESLKALTDALHRYLLDNHERGRKTVLMIDEAQHLDFDVLEQIRLLTNLETNDEKLLQIILIGQPELTEKLSRPELRQLNQRITARYNLQPLNLQETTAYIRHRLEVAGLRSGGSLFESAAVKQIHTLTRGIPRLINVLCDRALLGAYGQQRSRVNKKLIAEAAAEVFGEKAAVPSVQSNVGKRALLALLVSAVSAVAGYWVSQSDVSESDILARGPASDLSTGLDASVSNADDVLLGGSSRQPSQQSAVISRNKLGTEVNAGIGDGGFSQPRGNADFGQGVTPAAPAWELRIQEANERFWQAASSTPVPSTVCPPPKITGLSCSKQAVNVWNDVMSLNRPVLLEMVTKDKFAAAALVLAFGDATALTWTRQGILEVPLGELADSWTGGVQYLWQAPQGWIGSVGLGNTSPVVNVIAQMFATLDGMAAPNVASFGPALEARVRLFQESEGIAADGVVGEQTILRLNDRLGIGLTSQRALERSSMWVTQVSAAGGYPRGQR; encoded by the coding sequence ATGTATCACCAACACTTCGGACTCAACGAGGCGCCGTTCTCTATTGCCGTGAATCCGCGCTACTTATTTATGAGTCAGCGTCACAGGGATGCACTGGCGCACTTGCTCTATGGCGTAAGCGGTGGCGGTGGCTTTATTCTGCTAACCGGAGAGGTAGGTACCGGCAAAACGACGGTAAATCGGTGCTTGTTGGAGCAGCTGCCCGATACCACTGACCTCGCAATTATCCTCAATCCGGCACTCAGCGCCGTTGAGCTGTTGGCGACCGCTTGCGATGAGCTAAAGATTGACTATCCGCAGGGAACCGAGAGTCTCAAAGCACTCACCGACGCGCTGCATCGCTATCTACTCGATAACCATGAGCGGGGTCGCAAGACCGTCTTGATGATCGACGAGGCTCAGCATTTGGATTTCGATGTGCTCGAGCAGATTCGTCTGCTCACGAATTTGGAGACCAATGACGAGAAACTGCTTCAGATTATTCTCATTGGTCAGCCTGAGCTCACAGAGAAGCTATCGCGGCCCGAGTTACGGCAGTTAAATCAGCGCATCACAGCGCGATACAACTTGCAGCCACTGAATCTGCAGGAGACAACAGCCTACATTAGGCATCGGTTGGAGGTTGCAGGCTTGCGGAGCGGCGGTAGTCTTTTCGAGTCGGCGGCGGTTAAGCAAATTCACACCCTAACGCGCGGTATCCCGCGTTTGATCAATGTGTTGTGTGATAGAGCACTCTTAGGTGCCTACGGGCAGCAGCGCAGTAGGGTCAATAAGAAGTTAATCGCCGAGGCGGCAGCGGAGGTATTCGGTGAGAAGGCGGCCGTACCATCAGTGCAGAGCAACGTCGGTAAGCGCGCTTTGCTCGCACTGCTTGTTTCAGCGGTGAGTGCCGTAGCAGGGTATTGGGTTAGTCAGTCGGACGTATCCGAAAGCGATATCTTGGCACGTGGTCCCGCTTCTGATCTCTCGACCGGACTCGATGCGAGTGTCTCCAATGCTGATGATGTTTTGTTAGGGGGTAGCAGCAGGCAACCGTCACAGCAATCGGCAGTGATTTCCCGCAATAAGCTGGGTACGGAGGTTAATGCCGGGATTGGTGACGGTGGTTTCAGTCAACCTCGAGGCAACGCCGACTTTGGACAGGGCGTCACACCAGCGGCTCCAGCTTGGGAGTTGCGCATTCAAGAGGCTAACGAGCGCTTTTGGCAGGCCGCGAGCAGCACGCCAGTGCCATCGACGGTGTGTCCACCTCCCAAAATCACAGGTCTTAGCTGCTCCAAACAAGCAGTGAATGTTTGGAATGACGTTATGAGCCTTAATAGGCCGGTGCTGCTAGAGATGGTGACCAAGGATAAATTTGCAGCCGCCGCTCTGGTGTTAGCGTTTGGAGACGCCACGGCGCTAACTTGGACAAGGCAGGGAATTCTCGAAGTTCCTCTGGGCGAGCTGGCGGACAGTTGGACGGGCGGTGTTCAGTACCTTTGGCAAGCGCCGCAGGGATGGATAGGCAGTGTGGGGCTGGGTAATACATCACCTGTGGTAAATGTTATTGCGCAGATGTTTGCAACGCTCGACGGCATGGCAGCGCCAAACGTTGCGTCTTTCGGACCCGCGTTAGAGGCACGGGTTAGGCTTTTCCAAGAGAGCGAGGGCATTGCCGCTGATGGCGTTGTGGGTGAGCAGACCATTCTCCGACTAAACGATCGGCTCGGTATCGGATTAACCTCCCAGCGCGCTTTGGAGCGCAGTTCAATGTGGGTAACGCAAGTCTCAGCGGCTGGTGGTTATCCGAGGGGACAACGCTAA
- a CDS encoding 2-nitropropane dioxygenase-like enzyme (PFAM: 2-nitropropane dioxygenase) encodes MAVPAILKDNLSIPVIGSPLFIISNPDLVIAQCKAGVIGSFPALNARPEPVLEEWLDRITSELKDHDKNNPDNKAAPFAVNQIVHGSNARLKHDMDMCEKYEVPVVITSLGAKQWVNDQVHGWGGIVLHDIINNRFAKSAISKGADGLIAVAAGAGGHAGQLSPFALIQEIREWFDGPLLLSGSMATGDSVLAAQAMGADMGYIGSAFIATEEANADEGYKQAIVDCGADDIIYSNLFTGVHGNYLKPSIENAGLDPHNLPESDPTKMDFGSGGNTDAKAWKDIWGSGQGIGAVKARETAGEYIATLVEQYNAAKARIL; translated from the coding sequence ATGGCCGTACCAGCAATTCTCAAAGACAACCTATCGATCCCCGTGATTGGCTCACCGCTCTTCATCATCTCAAATCCCGATCTTGTGATCGCGCAATGTAAAGCGGGCGTGATTGGTTCCTTCCCGGCACTGAACGCGCGTCCGGAGCCTGTCCTTGAAGAGTGGCTCGATCGCATCACCTCTGAGCTCAAAGATCACGACAAAAACAACCCTGACAACAAGGCAGCGCCTTTCGCCGTTAACCAGATCGTGCACGGCTCAAACGCGCGCTTAAAGCACGACATGGACATGTGCGAGAAGTACGAAGTGCCTGTCGTCATCACGTCACTCGGTGCGAAGCAGTGGGTAAACGACCAGGTTCACGGCTGGGGCGGCATCGTGCTTCACGACATCATCAACAACCGTTTCGCAAAAAGTGCGATCAGTAAAGGCGCCGACGGCCTTATCGCAGTCGCGGCGGGTGCTGGCGGCCACGCGGGTCAGCTTTCACCGTTCGCCTTGATTCAGGAAATTCGTGAGTGGTTTGATGGCCCTCTTCTCCTATCAGGTTCTATGGCAACCGGCGACTCAGTCTTAGCTGCTCAAGCCATGGGCGCTGACATGGGCTACATCGGCTCTGCATTCATCGCGACGGAAGAGGCAAACGCCGACGAAGGCTACAAGCAGGCTATTGTTGACTGCGGCGCTGACGACATCATCTACAGTAACTTGTTCACCGGCGTTCACGGTAACTACCTAAAGCCTTCTATCGAGAACGCTGGTCTTGACCCCCATAACCTTCCCGAGAGCGATCCCACCAAAATGGACTTCGGCTCAGGCGGTAATACTGACGCGAAAGCATGGAAAGACATTTGGGGCTCTGGCCAGGGCATCGGTGCAGTAAAGGCCCGTGAGACCGCAGGCGAATACATCGCCACGTTGGTTGAGCAATACAACGCAGCTAAAGCACGGATTCTCTAA